From a single Lentimicrobium sp. L6 genomic region:
- a CDS encoding type II toxin-antitoxin system RelE/ParE family toxin: MVKRFETKLLEEAFEFIKSQNLKTRNKILQNIRRAEQQSDPKFFKKLTDEIWEFRTLYSGVQYRLLAFWDKDDKTETLVFATHGIVKKKSKVEKKEIDKANKIRSEYFKNTER; this comes from the coding sequence ATGGTAAAACGATTTGAAACAAAATTACTAGAGGAAGCTTTTGAATTTATTAAATCGCAAAATCTTAAAACCAGAAACAAGATATTACAGAATATAAGAAGAGCAGAACAACAATCTGATCCAAAATTCTTTAAGAAACTTACTGACGAGATTTGGGAGTTTAGAACCTTGTATTCTGGGGTTCAATATCGGCTTCTAGCATTTTGGGATAAAGATGATAAAACGGAAACGCTAGTTTTTGCAACTCATGGAATTGTAAAGAAAAAGAGCAAAGTCGAAAAAAAGGAAATTGATAAGGCAAATAAAATTAGAAGCGAATATTTTAAAAATACGGAGAGATGA
- a CDS encoding helix-turn-helix domain-containing protein, whose translation MKSYTLDQAEDLLIGKKGTVERDEYEFELKLELIGDMIKIARKKRNLTQEQLGELVGVKKAQISRLENSTGNVTLETVMRVFNALGAKLNLNLQI comes from the coding sequence ATGAAAAGTTACACTTTAGACCAGGCAGAAGACCTTTTAATTGGGAAAAAGGGGACTGTAGAACGAGATGAATATGAATTTGAGTTAAAGCTTGAATTGATTGGGGATATGATTAAAATTGCCAGAAAGAAAAGGAATCTAACTCAAGAGCAATTAGGAGAATTAGTAGGAGTAAAAAAAGCACAAATCTCCAGGCTTGAAAATAGTACAGGAAATGTAACTCTTGAAACAGTAATGAGAGTTTTTAATGCTTTAGGAGCAAAACTGAATTTGAACCTTCAGATATAG
- a CDS encoding lipopolysaccharide assembly protein LapB, with protein MKNLKKVLILLFVGLVSFNYAQDMNAAGEAFNNGNEAIKAKNFAGAVGFYESSLDECNMIGADAADLQANVEKQLTKAYYYNAQILYKKKKFDASVAEFNKAIEAAAVSKDTKTAGKAKNFIPKVYASQGLSLVGDKKYDESLVIFEKALGSKADCVNAYYGMGLAYKEKDDIDAAVESFDNAVKNGAGNPKAEKTVNKAKSAAQNMLEANAAKELQIEHTQQAIDYLNKANTYGTGSANTYYMLALAYNKQSKFDDAIKAATQALATEGVDGNSVNFELGKAYEGKGDAANACTSYKKVTGGPNVKAAEFQVKEVLKCN; from the coding sequence ATGAAAAACCTAAAAAAAGTACTGATTTTATTATTTGTTGGATTGGTGAGCTTTAATTATGCTCAAGATATGAACGCTGCAGGAGAAGCTTTTAATAATGGTAACGAAGCCATTAAAGCTAAGAATTTTGCTGGTGCTGTTGGATTTTACGAATCAAGTTTAGACGAATGTAATATGATTGGTGCTGACGCTGCTGATCTGCAAGCTAATGTAGAAAAACAGCTAACAAAAGCATATTATTATAATGCCCAAATTCTTTATAAGAAAAAGAAATTTGACGCTTCTGTTGCTGAGTTCAATAAAGCCATTGAAGCTGCTGCAGTATCTAAAGATACAAAAACAGCTGGAAAAGCTAAAAACTTTATCCCTAAGGTATATGCCAGTCAAGGTTTATCCCTAGTTGGTGACAAAAAGTACGACGAGTCTTTAGTGATTTTCGAAAAAGCTTTAGGATCTAAAGCCGATTGTGTAAATGCTTATTACGGTATGGGACTTGCTTATAAAGAAAAAGACGATATTGATGCTGCAGTTGAAAGTTTCGATAATGCAGTTAAAAATGGAGCTGGAAATCCTAAAGCTGAAAAAACAGTAAATAAAGCCAAGTCAGCAGCTCAAAACATGTTAGAAGCCAATGCTGCTAAAGAATTACAAATTGAGCATACACAGCAAGCTATTGATTATTTAAACAAAGCCAACACTTATGGTACAGGCTCTGCAAACACTTATTATATGTTAGCTTTAGCCTATAACAAGCAAAGTAAATTTGACGATGCCATTAAAGCTGCCACTCAAGCTCTAGCTACAGAAGGTGTAGATGGAAACAGCGTTAATTTTGAGCTTGGTAAAGCTTACGAAGGAAAAGGCGATGCTGCCAATGCATGTACTTCTTATAAAAAAGTTACTGGTGGCCCAAATGTTAAAGCTGCCGAATTTCAAGTTAAAGAAGTTTTGAAGTGTAATTAA
- a CDS encoding class 1 isoprenoid biosynthesis enzyme, with protein MTKISSYTKAISLYSNASIIYLKLYLYLKIEYSKDLDFPEELKKNYFYHSSYYNRTKQYMHANHFFGELLTSILGRKMSKEERRLFANLSSCAPIFDDFFENKTDLDHIRTLLHHPDKNSALSPSEKLSVHFLNNILKSDINQKAFLQAADDLFLAQLESKNQKDQSLNQEQLLDISDRKGGFSGLMYTLFLQESSAKDFSSLGYQLGSFGQLMDDVFDLYDDQKEGIRTYVNQSQKIIDLRFVLEEKEEQILGLAFKVSSSPRYFKKFKQVLAVFTSIIELAIEQYEKLELKQGVSPINCLSIERKAWIIDMEKASNMRKLFFKSVGKLEA; from the coding sequence TTGACAAAAATAAGCTCCTATACCAAAGCCATTAGTCTTTATAGCAATGCTTCAATTATATACTTGAAGTTGTATTTGTATTTAAAGATAGAATATTCAAAGGATTTAGATTTTCCTGAGGAGTTGAAAAAGAACTATTTCTATCATTCCAGTTATTACAATAGAACCAAGCAATATATGCATGCCAATCATTTTTTTGGTGAATTGCTCACGAGTATTTTGGGGAGAAAGATGAGCAAAGAAGAAAGAAGGCTTTTTGCCAATCTAAGTTCCTGCGCTCCCATTTTTGATGATTTCTTTGAAAACAAAACCGATTTAGACCACATCAGAACACTACTTCATCACCCAGATAAAAACAGTGCTTTATCTCCTTCTGAAAAACTATCTGTCCATTTCTTAAATAATATTTTAAAGTCTGACATAAATCAAAAGGCTTTCTTACAAGCGGCTGACGATTTATTCTTGGCTCAATTAGAAAGCAAAAATCAAAAAGACCAATCCTTAAACCAAGAACAGCTTTTGGATATTAGCGATAGGAAAGGTGGTTTTTCTGGTCTTATGTACACCCTGTTTTTGCAGGAGTCTAGTGCAAAGGATTTCTCATCACTAGGTTATCAATTGGGTAGCTTTGGACAATTGATGGATGATGTGTTTGACCTATATGATGATCAAAAAGAAGGAATTAGAACCTATGTGAATCAATCGCAAAAAATAATTGATCTCCGATTTGTTTTAGAGGAGAAAGAAGAACAAATTTTAGGCTTGGCTTTTAAAGTAAGCTCCTCTCCTAGGTATTTCAAAAAGTTTAAACAAGTATTGGCCGTATTTACGAGTATCATAGAATTGGCCATTGAGCAATATGAGAAACTAGAACTAAAACAAGGTGTTTCACCAATTAATTGTCTAAGCATTGAGCGAAAAGCATGGATAATAGATATGGAAAAAGCCTCCAATATGAGGAAGCTTTTTTTTAAATCTGTTGGGAAGCTTGAAGCTTGA
- a CDS encoding sodium:calcium antiporter, with protein MDIILQVIYVIISCLVIWRASDGFEAAASYLGRHLSEGVKGATINAIASSMPELLTTFFFLFYLGDENGFSGGIGTTAGSAIFNGMIIPAAVIFVVIFSGVAKNIVVMRKVLLRDGIALILAEIILITMISGDTLHWGHGLILMVVYVIYAAYTLGTMKKKDRDAVEEYHLEVDRMPAIRSFFTFNLKSLVLSDRKINKSNAWFLLVLSTTIIAAACLLLVFSIEQMGHTMGIPIMFLAIVLASAASSVPDTILSMRDAKKGNYDDAVSNALGSNIFDISFALGLPLFLYTVIYSPIHMSHEIILQSGELRMFLLILTVIAFVIYLSGKKLGIGKAIALISIYVVFLLYIVGRSEGVEITNQIADFLLKIVDLISIKWF; from the coding sequence ATGGATATTATTCTACAAGTAATTTACGTCATTATCAGTTGTTTAGTCATTTGGCGTGCAAGTGACGGTTTTGAAGCAGCTGCTAGTTATTTAGGTCGTCATTTGTCGGAGGGGGTAAAAGGAGCCACTATTAATGCCATTGCTAGCTCTATGCCCGAATTGCTCACCACTTTTTTCTTTTTGTTTTATCTGGGAGATGAAAATGGTTTTAGTGGAGGAATAGGAACTACTGCCGGGAGTGCTATATTCAATGGTATGATTATACCTGCTGCTGTTATCTTTGTGGTTATCTTCTCAGGTGTTGCTAAAAACATTGTGGTGATGCGTAAAGTTTTATTGAGAGATGGAATAGCATTGATTTTAGCAGAGATTATTTTAATAACCATGATTAGTGGTGATACTTTGCATTGGGGGCACGGTTTGATATTGATGGTAGTATATGTGATATATGCAGCCTATACTTTAGGCACCATGAAGAAAAAGGACAGAGATGCTGTTGAAGAATATCATTTGGAGGTAGATAGAATGCCTGCTATTCGAAGCTTTTTTACTTTTAATCTAAAGTCTCTAGTGTTAAGTGATAGGAAAATTAATAAATCCAATGCTTGGTTTTTATTAGTTTTGTCTACTACTATTATTGCTGCAGCTTGTTTGTTATTGGTTTTTTCCATTGAACAAATGGGTCATACTATGGGAATTCCCATTATGTTTCTGGCTATTGTTTTGGCTTCTGCTGCTTCTAGTGTTCCCGATACAATTTTATCCATGCGTGATGCTAAAAAAGGGAATTACGACGATGCTGTAAGTAATGCTTTGGGAAGTAATATTTTCGATATTAGCTTTGCACTGGGTTTACCATTGTTCCTTTATACTGTTATTTATAGTCCTATTCATATGTCCCATGAAATTATCTTGCAAAGTGGTGAACTGAGGATGTTTTTGTTGATTCTAACGGTGATAGCTTTTGTTATCTATCTCTCTGGGAAAAAACTTGGTATTGGGAAAGCTATAGCTTTAATAAGTATTTATGTGGTATTCCTACTTTATATTGTTGGACGTAGCGAAGGAGTGGAAATCACCAATCAAATTGCAGATTTCTTGTTAAAAATAGTAGACCTCATTTCCATTAAATGGTTTTAA
- a CDS encoding DUF2271 domain-containing protein, with protein MKKTATLLLLSLFASIGLFAQTYGELTVTATTSNAGGNYNPRNVVAIWVENDNGEFVKTLMAYAQNRKTHLNTWQASTGAAGSEYNTTDAITGATRNSHATRSCTWNGLDFNGDLMPDGTYHVWMELTDKNNTGNYSSFTFTKGIDPDTQTPADVPSFAGISIHWQPSGTGIAVTDKENLYSITNNPGNGIYTIKGAQFDEILITTMAGKLVYQGQNANIDLSKENKGMYLLTIKNDRQKTVKKLIKN; from the coding sequence ATGAAGAAAACTGCTACACTTTTATTATTATCATTATTTGCATCTATTGGATTATTTGCACAAACCTATGGTGAACTCACCGTCACGGCTACTACCAGTAATGCCGGAGGAAATTACAACCCACGAAATGTTGTGGCCATTTGGGTAGAAAATGACAATGGGGAGTTTGTAAAAACCCTGATGGCTTATGCTCAAAACAGAAAGACTCACCTCAATACTTGGCAAGCCTCCACAGGTGCTGCCGGAAGTGAATATAATACCACAGATGCCATTACTGGCGCTACTCGAAATAGTCATGCCACTCGTAGTTGTACTTGGAATGGCCTAGACTTTAATGGTGATTTAATGCCTGATGGAACTTATCATGTTTGGATGGAATTGACTGATAAAAACAATACTGGAAATTATTCGTCTTTTACTTTTACCAAAGGAATTGACCCAGATACACAAACCCCAGCAGATGTTCCAAGTTTTGCAGGTATCAGTATCCATTGGCAACCAAGTGGTACAGGTATTGCTGTAACTGATAAAGAAAATCTTTATAGCATCACTAATAATCCTGGGAATGGTATTTATACTATCAAAGGAGCTCAATTTGATGAAATATTAATCACAACTATGGCAGGAAAATTAGTCTACCAAGGTCAAAATGCCAATATCGATTTAAGCAAAGAGAATAAAGGGATGTATTTATTGACCATCAAGAATGATCGTCAAAAAACGGTAAAGAAATTAATTAAGAATTAA
- a CDS encoding globin, whose amino-acid sequence MNTTHFNINTDFDGNPPRVTLPNPEFLKYLGEEKFRALVSRHYDLLVESSIKEIFPTHERAIAAAKKHSADFFIQLMGGPEYYKESRGEPMMRKRHLPFTIDMNARIVWLQCYQIALNELTDVPAHLLQSFWDYLERFSLWMINS is encoded by the coding sequence ATGAACACAACACACTTCAATATTAATACCGATTTCGATGGCAATCCACCACGAGTGACTTTACCAAATCCTGAGTTTTTGAAATATCTTGGCGAAGAGAAGTTTAGAGCATTAGTGAGCCGACATTACGACCTCTTAGTGGAGAGTTCTATTAAAGAAATATTCCCAACCCATGAAAGAGCAATAGCAGCTGCCAAAAAGCATTCTGCCGACTTCTTTATTCAATTAATGGGAGGTCCGGAATATTATAAGGAAAGTCGTGGTGAGCCCATGATGCGCAAAAGACATTTGCCTTTTACTATTGATATGAATGCCAGAATAGTTTGGCTACAATGCTATCAGATAGCATTAAATGAGCTGACAGATGTGCCAGCTCATTTATTACAATCTTTTTGGGATTACCTCGAAAGGTTTAGTTTGTGGATGATTAATTCTTAA